One window of Deltaproteobacteria bacterium genomic DNA carries:
- a CDS encoding lipocalin family protein — translation MADGSNRRHHGGTTLARLETIPPAALECSLARGDDLLNSDRLCVGGHLPGTTAAYTLRADGDIDIVNRCRKNSLTGNEDTVKGLARVVDTVTHAKLEVSFFRPFWGDYWIIDLADDYSFAVVGHPSRDYLWILSRTPVLDSKEYNQILVRLRAQGYEVERLRKTPHASPPAQIASTAR, via the coding sequence CTGGCAGATGGCAGTAATCGTCGTCATCATGGGGGGACAACTCTGGCTCGCCTGGAAACTATTCCGCCGGCTGCGCTGGAGTGTTCGCTGGCCCGCGGTGATGATCTACTCAACAGTGATCGTCTTTGTGTCGGAGGCCATCTACCAGGGACAACGGCGGCTTATACGCTACGCGCCGACGGCGATATCGATATCGTGAACCGCTGCCGCAAAAACTCTCTCACAGGCAATGAGGACACGGTAAAAGGCCTTGCTCGTGTTGTCGATACGGTTACCCATGCTAAACTCGAAGTGAGTTTCTTCCGTCCATTCTGGGGCGATTACTGGATTATTGACCTGGCGGATGACTACTCGTTCGCAGTGGTTGGACACCCGAGTCGCGACTACCTCTGGATCTTGAGCAGGACTCCGGTCCTCGACAGTAAGGAGTATAACCAAATCCTCGTTCGACTTCGTGCTCAGGGTTACGAGGTGGAACGGCTCAGAAAGACCCCGCACGCATCGCCTCCGGCACAAATAGCGTCTACCGCTCGATGA